From the genome of Tindallia californiensis, one region includes:
- a CDS encoding TIGR01906 family membrane protein — MKWKTRIIYLLMGIFLTVVAWVTALEYVSYDVEHYMTEFEKQDWVPQAGMDRENLKHTAEEIILYLQGEKEDFQTMAVKGGIYQPLFDERERLHMIDVLELYDSARLLRNISIIGLLLLLAWVVYQDNKWKNRVLRTLFFTGLANVDMMILLGLLIWLDFTKYFTYFHLLLFDNDLWILNPQHHVLIQLLPESFFINTAIKIGLYAMGSLFALGIIAWQLEKMLFRYQAIRNEHS; from the coding sequence ATGAAATGGAAAACAAGGATCATTTATCTGCTAATGGGCATTTTTCTTACAGTGGTAGCCTGGGTTACAGCCCTAGAATATGTTTCTTATGATGTGGAACATTATATGACGGAATTTGAGAAACAAGACTGGGTGCCACAGGCAGGGATGGATCGTGAAAACTTAAAACACACAGCAGAAGAAATTATTTTGTATCTTCAGGGAGAAAAAGAAGACTTTCAGACCATGGCGGTTAAAGGTGGGATCTATCAGCCACTTTTTGATGAGCGGGAACGATTGCACATGATAGACGTGTTAGAACTTTATGATTCAGCCAGATTATTACGAAATATTTCGATAATAGGGTTGCTGTTGTTACTGGCATGGGTGGTTTATCAAGATAATAAATGGAAAAATCGTGTTTTGCGTACTTTGTTTTTTACAGGACTAGCAAACGTGGATATGATGATCCTGTTAGGACTTTTAATATGGCTTGATTTCACCAAGTATTTTACCTACTTTCACCTGTTATTATTTGACAATGATTTATGGATTCTTAATCCTCAGCATCATGTGTTGATTCAACTACTACCAGAATCATTTTTTATCAATACAGCCATTAAAATAGGTCTTTACGCTATGGGGAGTTTGTTTGCGCTTGGAATCATCGCATGGCAACTAGAAAAAATGTTGTTCCGCTATCAAGCTATACGAAACGAACATTCTTAG
- a CDS encoding N-acetylmuramoyl-L-alanine amidase gives MKRKRKVGLGLLALLIFFVSMPAFADVPTIRAEVDEKMVDIPVVQMTMDGEAIASDVPPVLLQHQEQYRTLVPVAVIAEKTGATVSWDGEKRQVRIETEEKEINLTIDSANVEVNGEKKILPSQVPAKIVTYQERGRTMVPVAFVGQELGLDVGWDEENRRVVITSPEKEETEETEETSEPEDTSEVEESTLRPDEEEKTYEESLLEEAPIGDEVLLKDISIKIVEGMPEIRLKTGEEVTFNTAQLMNPQRLVFDLNHTRLSMDGSDAVQEDKTVKVTAPSNAYISGVRSSQFERTPWVTRLVLDMKNEIGHDVRYDEDTGEMVIRLIHYVEDVRFERYNAKEVVVIAGSNAHQYNLMKLDSPHRLVIDTMDSVLNPGHHFPDFNVGGRVADRVRVSEFTPDHHYDPDDKIVRTVIDLNKVPDMDDLYFDKQNGRLVVHLEGKPDEGYRYVETGWTSAHLTFFGDKAVDYELEVDESAGIVKLIMPKDNMDIPFELLDVDDPLIEYIQITENTDGDKLIANVHVKPGVEIRSPGIKSTRNLSLEFTNRDLRYRERLIVIDPGHGGKDPGATSPTLGMTEKEVVLEVALEAEKLLQEAGFRTYMIRRDDTFVSLQDRASISNQMNAHLFVSVHANAAPRSDIKGVETLYYPSENSPTDFRDNLRLAEIFQEEMVRTLNASSHRINARDRLYVLRETNMPAIITEIGFLTNPEEEKLLATTQYRKRAAEGIRNAVIRYVEETGTHLSEIR, from the coding sequence ATGAAAAGAAAACGAAAGGTAGGGTTAGGGTTATTAGCGCTATTGATATTTTTTGTATCGATGCCTGCCTTTGCCGACGTACCAACAATAAGAGCTGAAGTAGATGAAAAAATGGTTGACATTCCTGTTGTTCAAATGACCATGGACGGAGAAGCAATAGCGTCCGATGTACCACCGGTCTTATTGCAACATCAGGAACAATACAGAACATTGGTACCCGTGGCGGTTATCGCTGAAAAAACTGGTGCCACTGTAAGTTGGGATGGAGAAAAAAGACAGGTAAGAATAGAAACAGAAGAAAAAGAGATCAACCTGACAATTGATAGCGCCAATGTCGAAGTAAATGGAGAGAAAAAAATACTTCCCAGTCAGGTTCCGGCAAAAATTGTTACGTATCAGGAACGGGGAAGAACGATGGTTCCTGTTGCTTTTGTAGGTCAGGAACTGGGCTTAGACGTTGGTTGGGATGAAGAAAATAGAAGGGTTGTTATTACCTCGCCTGAAAAAGAAGAAACAGAAGAAACAGAAGAAACATCGGAGCCGGAAGACACATCAGAAGTAGAAGAATCCACCTTAAGGCCGGATGAAGAAGAGAAAACTTATGAAGAAAGTCTTTTGGAAGAAGCACCAATAGGGGATGAAGTGCTATTAAAAGATATTAGCATAAAAATAGTTGAGGGAATGCCGGAGATACGTTTAAAAACAGGAGAAGAAGTTACTTTTAATACAGCCCAGTTGATGAACCCTCAGCGGCTGGTCTTTGATCTGAATCATACCCGCCTGAGCATGGATGGATCGGATGCAGTGCAAGAAGATAAAACGGTAAAAGTGACAGCGCCAAGCAATGCTTATATTAGTGGGGTGCGTTCATCTCAGTTTGAAAGAACACCCTGGGTAACCCGACTGGTATTAGACATGAAAAATGAGATTGGTCATGATGTTCGATACGATGAAGATACAGGCGAAATGGTGATACGCCTAATTCATTATGTGGAAGATGTCAGATTTGAACGGTATAATGCAAAAGAAGTAGTAGTGATTGCCGGAAGTAACGCCCATCAATATAATCTGATGAAGCTGGATAGTCCTCATCGGTTGGTCATTGACACAATGGATTCCGTACTTAACCCGGGTCATCATTTTCCGGACTTTAATGTTGGGGGAAGGGTAGCTGATCGGGTAAGAGTTTCTGAATTCACGCCAGACCATCATTATGATCCGGACGATAAAATTGTTCGTACGGTGATTGACCTAAACAAAGTACCCGATATGGATGATCTTTATTTTGATAAACAGAACGGCCGCTTAGTGGTTCATTTAGAAGGAAAACCGGATGAAGGCTATCGCTATGTAGAAACTGGCTGGACTTCAGCTCACCTAACCTTTTTTGGAGATAAAGCAGTAGACTACGAATTGGAAGTAGATGAATCAGCAGGCATTGTAAAACTGATAATGCCCAAGGATAATATGGATATACCTTTTGAATTACTGGATGTAGATGATCCGTTGATTGAATATATTCAAATCACAGAAAATACGGATGGCGATAAATTGATTGCCAATGTGCACGTAAAACCAGGTGTAGAAATAAGAAGTCCTGGGATAAAAAGCACAAGGAATTTATCCTTGGAGTTTACGAACCGTGACCTTCGCTATCGAGAAAGACTCATCGTTATTGATCCTGGTCATGGAGGTAAAGATCCCGGAGCGACATCGCCCACCTTAGGTATGACAGAAAAAGAAGTTGTTTTGGAAGTAGCGCTGGAAGCAGAAAAACTCCTACAGGAAGCCGGCTTTAGAACCTATATGATACGAAGGGACGATACGTTTGTATCTTTACAAGATCGGGCATCTATTTCTAATCAGATGAATGCACATCTCTTTGTCAGTGTACATGCTAATGCAGCACCAAGATCAGATATAAAGGGTGTGGAAACCCTTTACTATCCAAGTGAAAACAGCCCTACAGATTTTCGGGATAACCTACGCTTGGCAGAAATATTTCAGGAAGAAATGGTGCGAACCCTTAATGCATCAAGCCATCGAATTAATGCGAGAGACCGCCTTTACGTTCTTAGAGAAACCAATATGCCAGCCATTATTACAGAGATTGGCTTTCTCACAAATCCTGAAGAAGAAAAGTTATTGGCGACCACTCAATATAGAAAAAGAGCGGCAGAAGGCATCAGAAATGCTGTAATTCGGTATGTGGAAGAAACAGGAACACACCTCTCTGAAATAAGATAA
- a CDS encoding thiamine-binding protein, translating into MANANIGLQVIPSVSEEYVYGVVDQVIQLIQDSGVKYEVGPLETTMEGDLDELMDIVKEAQKVCIQSGAGSVISMVKIQYRPEGVSMDEKVEKHR; encoded by the coding sequence ATGGCTAATGCAAATATAGGATTACAGGTAATTCCATCTGTATCGGAGGAATATGTTTATGGAGTAGTAGATCAAGTAATTCAGCTTATTCAAGATTCTGGGGTTAAGTATGAAGTAGGCCCGTTGGAAACCACCATGGAAGGGGATCTAGATGAATTGATGGATATTGTAAAAGAAGCACAAAAAGTATGTATTCAGTCTGGAGCAGGTAGCGTAATATCAATGGTGAAAATTCAATACCGTCCGGAAGGCGTGAGCATGGATGAAAAAGTGGAGAAGCATCGGTGA
- a CDS encoding ABC transporter permease has translation MKKWRSIGDSFLSAGVGVAFVMIWEIISRFQWIPPYLLPAPSRIIMAIIQNAPLLWQHARVTLLQALIGFMVAILLGFLLAVILDFMPLLRKTLYPYLVTSQTVPIIVLAPLFAMWFGFGMLPKVLIVVLVCFFPITISLMEGLAGVDRELMDLMQAMDATPWQQYRWVKLPTAMPSLFSGLKISGTYSIMGAVIGEWIGGRMGLGVYMLRVRQSFATDQVFAVITVIVLLSIMVLKIIQIIEKKMMPWQHHTRKHEEVLDQ, from the coding sequence ATGAAAAAGTGGAGAAGCATCGGTGATTCTTTTTTATCAGCAGGGGTAGGGGTTGCTTTTGTAATGATTTGGGAAATTATTAGCCGGTTTCAGTGGATACCCCCCTACTTGCTGCCAGCACCCAGTCGTATTATCATGGCAATCATCCAAAATGCTCCATTGCTTTGGCAACATGCAAGAGTAACACTGTTACAGGCACTGATCGGTTTTATGGTAGCCATTTTGCTTGGATTTTTATTGGCAGTAATATTGGATTTTATGCCCTTACTTAGAAAAACGCTATATCCTTACCTGGTGACTTCTCAAACAGTACCTATTATTGTATTAGCCCCTTTATTTGCTATGTGGTTCGGCTTTGGAATGCTTCCAAAAGTACTGATTGTCGTTTTGGTATGTTTTTTTCCGATAACCATCAGTTTAATGGAAGGGTTGGCAGGCGTAGATCGGGAGTTGATGGATCTAATGCAGGCAATGGATGCAACCCCATGGCAACAATATCGGTGGGTAAAACTTCCAACCGCAATGCCATCCTTGTTTTCGGGACTCAAAATTTCTGGCACTTACAGCATTATGGGGGCGGTAATAGGTGAATGGATTGGTGGTCGTATGGGGTTGGGCGTGTACATGCTTCGAGTTCGGCAATCCTTTGCTACGGATCAGGTTTTTGCGGTGATTACAGTTATTGTGCTGCTTAGCATTATGGTGCTTAAAATCATACAAATCATTGAAAAAAAGATGATGCCATGGCAACATCATACCAGAAAGCATGAAGAGGTTCTTGATCAGTAA
- a CDS encoding DUF2179 domain-containing protein, producing MELVLGYLLIFTAKTADMSMATVRTIMSMRGRRLEAFLIGFIEVIIWIVAIGRVLDNLDDPFNVIAYALGFASGGYVGIILEERMALGDLIVQVITYKKAMNLVDSIREAGFGVTVVEGNGRYGINHLLNVTIQRKNLAKLHRILDQHDATAFVTVTDARAIKGGYFTKMKR from the coding sequence ATGGAACTAGTATTAGGGTATTTATTAATCTTTACAGCAAAAACAGCGGATATGAGTATGGCTACAGTAAGAACTATTATGTCAATGAGAGGGAGAAGACTGGAAGCTTTTTTAATTGGTTTTATTGAAGTGATTATTTGGATTGTTGCCATTGGAAGAGTGCTGGACAACCTGGATGATCCCTTTAACGTAATTGCCTATGCATTGGGATTTGCATCTGGTGGATATGTTGGTATAATATTGGAAGAACGAATGGCCTTAGGAGATTTAATTGTCCAGGTAATTACGTATAAAAAGGCGATGAACCTTGTGGATAGCATCCGGGAAGCAGGATTTGGTGTTACTGTAGTAGAAGGAAATGGACGTTACGGGATTAACCATTTGTTAAATGTGACCATACAACGAAAAAACCTGGCAAAACTTCATCGTATTTTGGATCAGCACGATGCTACCGCATTTGTCACTGTAACAGATGCCCGCGCCATTAAAGGCGGTTATTTTACAAAAATGAAAAGATAA
- a CDS encoding metallophosphoesterase family protein has protein sequence MKIGILGDTHGDIGQLKKALDALKDCEKILHTGDYYHDISSVAPSVKQNIMAVAGNCDRELDLPTEKIIKLHQHTILLCHGHRYGVKTNLQRLYYKALESACTIAVFGHTHVPTLVQESGIYLVNPGSATEPRINDQPTCLRLDLNNPLSSEFITISA, from the coding sequence ATGAAGATAGGTATATTAGGAGATACTCACGGGGATATTGGACAGCTAAAGAAAGCATTGGATGCATTGAAAGATTGTGAAAAGATTTTGCATACAGGCGATTATTATCATGATATCAGTAGTGTAGCCCCATCAGTAAAACAAAATATAATGGCCGTTGCTGGTAATTGTGACAGAGAGCTGGACTTGCCAACAGAAAAAATAATAAAACTTCACCAACACACCATATTGCTTTGTCATGGGCATCGATACGGTGTTAAGACAAACCTGCAGCGCCTTTATTATAAAGCTTTGGAATCAGCATGTACGATCGCTGTATTTGGTCACACTCATGTGCCTACTTTAGTTCAGGAAAGTGGGATTTATTTAGTGAATCCAGGTAGTGCCACAGAACCAAGAATAAACGATCAACCTACCTGTCTGCGCTTAGACCTTAATAATCCATTATCGAGCGAGTTTATTACAATTTCTGCTTGA
- a CDS encoding AIR synthase family protein has protein sequence MKIGKVPTDFLREKIIGNVKNIRKEVLVGAGIGEDCAVVDLENQLCVISTDPITGAVTDIGSLAIHIACNDIASNGAEPIGVMLTVLAPSKTTEIELEKMMQDAVKTAESLSVQIMGGHTEITDTVNQTIISTVAIGRQHREKLIKTGGAKAGDIVVMTKYAGLEGTAILAHDKEEELSCYLNKNLLDEAKELKHQISVVPEGLLAGELGVSAMHDATEGGVMGALWELAEASQLGLEVEQSNIPVLESTKAICHYFEIDAYRLISSGVMIMTIHPEKLNNLIETLRTQKIHTTVIGKMIEKERRILVEGKTLTLKEPEADELYRVL, from the coding sequence ATGAAAATAGGAAAGGTTCCGACAGATTTTTTAAGGGAAAAAATTATCGGCAATGTAAAAAACATTCGAAAAGAAGTATTGGTCGGCGCTGGAATTGGAGAAGATTGTGCAGTAGTAGATTTGGAAAATCAGCTATGTGTGATCAGTACAGATCCTATCACCGGAGCTGTTACAGATATAGGAAGCTTAGCGATTCATATCGCCTGTAATGATATTGCTTCCAACGGTGCTGAACCCATAGGTGTGATGTTAACGGTGTTAGCTCCCTCGAAGACAACGGAAATAGAACTGGAGAAAATGATGCAAGATGCTGTAAAAACAGCGGAAAGCCTGTCAGTTCAAATAATGGGTGGACACACTGAAATTACCGATACGGTTAATCAGACGATCATTAGCACCGTTGCCATAGGAAGACAACACCGGGAAAAGTTAATCAAAACAGGAGGCGCCAAAGCAGGAGATATTGTGGTGATGACTAAATATGCAGGACTAGAAGGAACAGCGATACTAGCGCATGATAAAGAAGAAGAACTTTCTTGTTACCTGAATAAAAACCTTCTTGACGAAGCAAAAGAACTAAAACATCAAATAAGCGTTGTTCCGGAAGGACTATTGGCTGGAGAGCTAGGAGTAAGTGCGATGCATGATGCAACAGAAGGTGGTGTCATGGGAGCGCTTTGGGAGTTAGCGGAAGCTTCACAACTTGGGCTTGAAGTAGAGCAGAGTAACATTCCGGTTTTGGAGTCAACGAAAGCTATTTGTCATTATTTTGAGATTGATGCATACCGTCTGATTTCCAGTGGCGTGATGATAATGACCATACATCCAGAGAAATTAAACAATTTAATTGAAACTTTGAGAACACAAAAAATCCACACTACCGTTATTGGTAAGATGATAGAAAAAGAAAGAAGAATTCTGGTTGAAGGAAAAACGCTAACCTTAAAAGAACCGGAAGCAGACGAATTGTATCGGGTACTTTAA
- a CDS encoding XTP/dITP diphosphatase encodes MEQEKAKAVIATGNPHKLLEIKKMLEDFPIEVVSMKEVGLENMEIEETGASFEENALIKAMVVCEETNTIALADDSGLEVDALDGRPGIHSARYAGEGATDRTNKEKLLNELQGVPIEKRSGRFVCAIAVAFPNEEVLVTRGEVEGYIDFEETGENGFGYDPMFYVPEYQKTFGQLEPEIKNRISHRSKALENLKKMLTEHFKE; translated from the coding sequence ATGGAACAAGAAAAAGCAAAGGCGGTTATTGCAACAGGCAATCCACATAAATTATTGGAAATAAAAAAAATGTTGGAAGATTTTCCTATCGAAGTGGTATCCATGAAAGAAGTTGGTTTAGAAAATATGGAGATTGAAGAAACAGGGGCTAGCTTTGAAGAAAATGCTCTAATCAAAGCCATGGTCGTTTGCGAAGAAACAAATACCATTGCTTTAGCCGATGATTCAGGCTTGGAAGTAGATGCCTTAGATGGAAGACCGGGGATTCATTCAGCCCGGTATGCAGGCGAAGGCGCAACAGACCGTACCAATAAGGAAAAACTGTTAAATGAGTTACAGGGAGTACCTATTGAAAAAAGAAGTGGCCGATTTGTATGCGCCATAGCCGTTGCTTTTCCTAATGAAGAGGTATTAGTAACAAGAGGAGAGGTAGAAGGCTATATCGATTTTGAAGAAACAGGAGAAAATGGATTTGGCTATGATCCGATGTTTTATGTGCCGGAATATCAAAAAACCTTTGGGCAACTAGAACCTGAAATAAAAAACCGGATTAGTCATCGTTCAAAGGCATTAGAAAATCTAAAAAAAATGTTAACAGAGCATTTCAAGGAGTAA
- a CDS encoding ABC transporter ATP-binding protein, producing MDRILEVSHIQKTFTELHTLEDISLHLNRKEFVTILGPSGCGKSTLFSIIAGILRPDGGEVLIDHQPYTGVTGRVSFMHQKDLLLPWKSILDNVCLPLFLKDYSRRQAYAKAMPYFSLFGLEGFEKYYPGQLSGGMRQRAALLRTLLFTKDIMLLDEPFGGLDALTRQKMQQWLMGVMEEIESSVLLITHDVDEALLLSDRIYVLTNRPARIRAEFRVDLKRPRKINSFTEPAYIQLKEEVLACLIH from the coding sequence TTGGATAGAATTTTAGAAGTCAGTCATATTCAAAAAACCTTTACGGAATTGCACACCTTAGAAGATATCTCCTTGCATCTAAATCGCAAAGAATTTGTAACAATTTTAGGCCCTAGTGGTTGTGGCAAAAGTACTCTTTTTAGTATTATTGCGGGAATTCTCAGACCAGATGGGGGAGAGGTGTTGATTGATCATCAGCCATATACTGGAGTGACAGGACGGGTAAGTTTTATGCATCAGAAAGATTTACTACTTCCATGGAAATCTATTTTGGACAATGTTTGCTTGCCACTATTCTTAAAAGATTATTCCCGGAGACAAGCTTATGCAAAAGCAATGCCTTACTTTTCTTTATTTGGCCTTGAAGGATTTGAAAAATATTATCCAGGACAGTTATCCGGTGGCATGAGACAACGAGCAGCACTTTTAAGAACACTTTTGTTTACAAAAGACATTATGTTATTAGATGAACCCTTTGGAGGGCTGGATGCGTTAACCAGGCAGAAAATGCAGCAATGGTTAATGGGCGTAATGGAAGAGATAGAATCCTCAGTGCTATTAATCACTCACGATGTGGATGAAGCATTGTTGCTATCAGACCGGATATACGTGCTTACGAACCGACCGGCCCGAATAAGAGCTGAATTTCGAGTGGACCTAAAACGACCGAGGAAGATAAACTCTTTTACAGAACCAGCCTATATTCAATTAAAGGAAGAGGTATTAGCCTGCCTGATTCATTAA
- the rph gene encoding ribonuclease PH, whose translation MRIDGRKTDQLRPITFERNYTKYASGSVLVTMGNTKVICTAFMEEKVPPFLKGSGKGWITAEYSMLPSATHTRKIRESSKGKVEGRTQEIQRLIGRALRSVVDLKTIGERTIWIDCDVIQADGGTRTASITGAFVALMETLIKMRENKQIKEIPINHYLAAVSVGIVKEKALLDLCYEEDSTAAVDMNLVMTEAEELVEIQGSGEEATFSLDQMYQMIDLGKKGIEQLIQEQKRIITEIYSEKIKA comes from the coding sequence ATGAGAATTGACGGAAGAAAAACAGATCAGCTACGACCAATTACCTTTGAAAGAAACTATACAAAATATGCATCCGGCTCTGTTTTGGTAACAATGGGGAATACGAAAGTAATATGCACCGCCTTTATGGAAGAGAAAGTTCCACCATTTTTGAAAGGAAGCGGAAAAGGATGGATTACCGCCGAATACTCCATGCTTCCAAGTGCAACACATACACGAAAAATCAGAGAATCTAGCAAAGGAAAAGTAGAAGGACGAACGCAGGAAATACAACGATTAATTGGACGAGCGCTTCGCTCTGTAGTGGATCTGAAAACAATTGGAGAGCGGACCATATGGATTGATTGTGATGTGATACAAGCAGACGGTGGGACAAGAACCGCATCCATTACAGGAGCCTTTGTTGCTTTGATGGAAACCTTAATAAAAATGAGAGAAAACAAACAGATTAAAGAAATACCAATCAATCATTACCTGGCAGCTGTCAGCGTAGGAATCGTGAAAGAGAAAGCTTTACTAGACCTCTGTTATGAAGAAGATTCCACAGCAGCCGTGGATATGAATCTGGTGATGACGGAAGCAGAAGAACTGGTAGAAATTCAAGGTTCAGGAGAAGAGGCTACCTTTAGCCTAGATCAAATGTATCAGATGATCGATCTTGGTAAAAAAGGAATTGAACAGCTAATCCAGGAGCAAAAACGTATTATTACGGAGATTTATTCCGAGAAAATAAAAGCATAG
- the ligA gene encoding NAD-dependent DNA ligase LigA — protein MHQSKAIEDIHQMVKQLNRYRYHYYALDQSLVSDEEYDRLYEKLEKMENENHYYLPDSPTQRIGDEPLESFQPHQHIQALWSLDKVKTPQELRNWEQRIQKNLPQEKEKISYVLEYKYDGLTINLTYQDGYLVQAATRGNGQVGEAILPQVKTIQAVPLSIPYKGTLEVQGEGLMRLSTFEAYNKRATEPLKNPRNGAAGALRNLDPKVTATRKLDILCYQTGYCEGEVFNTHKEMLDFLQENFFPVSREVYHVDSMEEAIHQIEKMEKKIPSLDYMVDGVVIKVNQMDLREELGYTQKFPRWAVAYKFEAQEVTTVLEEVVWQVGRTGKLTPAAILSPVEIGGVTVKRATLNNWGDICRKKLKLGVLVWLRRSNDVIPEIMGRVEDETPGKEIEKPIACPACHTELVEKGAHIFCPNSLQCKPQLVYKLTHFSSRNAMDIDGFSEKTAAQLYEALGLVSIHQLYELKEEDLLTLEGFKEKKAKNLIEAIEKSKQRTLDRFLYALGIPNVGRRTASDLAQYFGSIDALKKVTVERLMELPDIGNTVAESIVTFFQDQQIAEAIDALIAAGVHVKPLEEPESISHSFFAGKNVVVTGKLSTLSRKSVKDKLENMGAKVTDSVSNKTDILIYGEDAGSKLSKAQKLKESGKNPNLHLMDEEAFNRELGGETHG, from the coding sequence TTGCATCAGAGCAAAGCCATAGAAGATATACATCAGATGGTTAAACAGCTCAATCGTTATCGATATCATTACTATGCTCTTGATCAGTCCTTAGTCAGTGATGAGGAATATGATCGATTATATGAGAAATTAGAAAAAATGGAAAACGAAAATCACTACTACTTACCAGATTCTCCGACACAGCGTATTGGTGACGAACCACTTGAATCATTTCAGCCCCATCAACATATACAAGCTTTATGGAGCTTGGATAAGGTTAAAACGCCACAGGAGCTTCGAAACTGGGAACAACGAATACAAAAAAACCTTCCTCAGGAAAAAGAAAAGATTTCCTATGTGCTGGAATACAAATATGATGGCTTAACCATCAACTTAACCTATCAGGATGGTTACCTGGTTCAAGCAGCCACAAGAGGAAACGGGCAGGTTGGTGAAGCTATTTTACCTCAGGTGAAAACCATTCAAGCGGTTCCGCTATCAATTCCTTACAAAGGAACCTTAGAAGTGCAAGGAGAAGGATTAATGAGGCTATCCACCTTTGAAGCCTACAATAAACGAGCCACAGAACCGTTGAAAAATCCAAGAAACGGTGCGGCAGGAGCGCTTCGGAATTTAGATCCTAAAGTTACGGCTACCAGAAAGCTGGATATTCTCTGTTATCAGACTGGTTATTGCGAGGGAGAGGTATTCAATACGCATAAAGAGATGTTGGACTTTCTGCAAGAAAACTTTTTTCCGGTTAGCCGAGAAGTGTACCATGTGGATTCGATGGAAGAAGCAATACATCAAATAGAAAAGATGGAGAAAAAGATACCTTCTCTTGATTATATGGTAGATGGAGTCGTTATTAAAGTAAACCAGATGGATCTGAGAGAAGAATTGGGATATACCCAGAAATTTCCTCGCTGGGCTGTAGCCTATAAATTTGAAGCCCAGGAAGTGACTACGGTTCTGGAAGAAGTGGTCTGGCAGGTAGGGCGAACAGGGAAACTGACACCGGCCGCCATTTTAAGCCCTGTTGAAATTGGCGGTGTTACGGTAAAGCGAGCAACCCTTAATAACTGGGGAGATATTTGCCGAAAAAAACTAAAGTTAGGGGTTTTGGTATGGCTTAGGCGGTCTAATGATGTTATCCCTGAAATTATGGGTCGGGTAGAGGATGAGACCCCGGGGAAAGAGATCGAAAAACCAATTGCTTGTCCGGCCTGTCACACAGAGCTGGTAGAAAAAGGGGCACATATTTTTTGTCCCAACAGTTTACAATGTAAACCTCAGCTGGTTTATAAACTCACACATTTCAGCAGCAGAAATGCAATGGATATTGATGGGTTTAGCGAGAAAACAGCTGCACAGCTTTATGAAGCATTAGGGCTGGTCAGTATTCATCAGCTGTATGAATTGAAAGAGGAAGACTTACTAACCTTGGAAGGATTTAAGGAAAAAAAAGCAAAAAACTTGATAGAGGCTATCGAAAAAAGCAAGCAAAGGACCCTTGATCGCTTTCTTTATGCCTTAGGCATACCGAATGTAGGACGAAGAACGGCCAGTGATCTGGCGCAATATTTTGGAAGTATTGATGCTTTGAAAAAAGTAACGGTGGAAAGACTAATGGAATTGCCGGACATTGGGAATACCGTAGCCGAAAGCATTGTTACTTTTTTTCAAGACCAGCAAATCGCGGAAGCCATCGATGCTTTGATAGCGGCTGGGGTCCATGTAAAGCCCTTGGAAGAGCCTGAATCTATCAGTCACTCATTCTTTGCCGGAAAAAATGTTGTTGTGACAGGAAAACTTTCGACCCTTTCTCGTAAAAGCGTTAAAGATAAGCTGGAAAATATGGGTGCTAAAGTAACCGATAGCGTGAGCAACAAAACCGATATTCTTATTTATGGAGAGGATGCCGGCAGTAAATTATCCAAAGCACAGAAGTTGAAAGAATCAGGAAAAAATCCAAACCTTCATCTGATGGATGAAGAGGCTTTTAATCGTGAGTTGGGAGGGGAAACACATGGCTAA